Genomic segment of Actinomycetota bacterium:
GGCGGCAGGCATCAGGTTTCCGGAAGGCTTTGCGCGGGCGGAACGGCTGCTGGAGCGCGGTCTGGTGGATATGGTGGTCCCGCGACGCGAGCAGCGTCGGGTAATCGGTGACCTGCTGGCCTTCCTGGAGGGAAGGGGGTGAGGGAAAACCTCAGCGGGGAGGGAGGTTTTCGCGATTCCTCATCGCGGGCCGAATGCGTCGGATTTCCTTCCCACATGCACGGGAACGTTGGGTCATCGGGTCGGCAGGCCGGAAGATGACGGCATGGCCGGCCCGGAGAGGAGGAAAGGAGGACGAGGTGGACGAGCAGGCGCTATTCCGGAAGGTCCAGTCCGTGCTGGCCGAGAGGCTGGCCCGGGACCCGGGGGAGATAACCCGGGAATCGCGCCTCCAGGAGGACCTGGAGGTGGACTCCCTGGACCTGGTGGACCTCTCCATGGTCCTGGAGGACGAGTACGGCATCGACATCCTGGAGGGAGAAGTCGGCGACATCGTGACCGTGGGCGACGTGGTCAGGCTGGTCCTGGATCGCCTGCTGCAAAAGGAAGGTGAGGTGAAGTGAGGCGCCGCGTGGTCATCACGGGCATGGGACCGGTGACCTCCCTGGGCATGTGTCTTTCCAGTTTCTGGAATGCCTTGAAGGAGGGGCGCTCGGGGATCTCGACCATCACCTCCTTCGATCCCCGCGGGCTTCCCAGCCGCATAGCGGGGGAGGTCTCCGACTTCGATCCCCAGGCCTTCATGGACGGCAAGACCGCCCAGCGCCTGGACCGCTTCTGCCAGTTCGCGGTGGCCGCCGCCCGCCTGGCTCTCGACGACGCCGGCCTCCCGGAAGGGAGGGAGCTGGAGGAGGCGGGGGTGGAGGACCACCGCGCCGCGGTGGTGGTGGGCTCGGGCATCGGGGGGATGTCCACCCTGGAAAGCCAGCACCGGGTGATGCTGGAGCGGGGGTATGCCCGCGTCAGTCCCTTCACCATCCCCATGATCATCCCCAACATGGCCGCCGGGGTGCTGGGCATGGTCCTCGGCTTCCGGGGACCCAACCTGTGCACGGTCACCGCCTGCGCCGCCGGTGCCCACGCCCTGGGCGTGGGTTTCCAGCTGGTGGCGGGAGGTTGGGCGGACCTCTGCCTGGCGGGAGGGGTGGAGGCCAGCGTAACCCCCCTCTCGGTGGCCAGCTTCTGCTCCATGCGCGCCCTCTCCACCCGCAACCACGACCCGGAAGGGGCCAGCCGGCCCTTCGACGCCGATAGGGATGGCTTCGTCATCGCCGAGGGGGCCGGCCTCCTGGTGCTGGAGAGCCTGGAAGGCGCCCTGGAAAGGGGAGCCCGCGTATACGCGGAGCTGGCCGGCTTCGGGATGAGCTGCGACGCCTACCACATGACCGCCCCGGACCCGGAGTCGCGGGGGGCCGCGCTGTGCATGGAGGAGGCCCTGCGCTCGGCGAAGATGCGTCCCGAGGAGGTGGGCTACATAAACGCCCACGGGACTTCCACTCCCTACAACGACCGCGCGGAGACCCTGGCCATCAAGAAGGTCTTCGGCGAGCTGGCCTACCGCATCCCGGTCTCCTCCACCAAGTCCATGACCGGCCACCTCCTGGGAGCGGCGGGGGGCGTGGAGGCCATCGCCACGGTCATGGCCCTCCACGAGGGGGTACTTCCACCCACCATCAACCTGGAGAACCCGGACCCGGAATGCGACCTGGACTACGTCCCCGGGGAAAGCCGCCCGGCCGAGGCGCGGGCGGCCCTGAGCAATTCCTTCGGCTTCGGTGGCCACAACGCCTGCCTGGCCTTCCGGGCCTGGGAAGGAGAATAGAAGGCGGGCGGGAGCGGGGCGGCGTTCCGCCCGCCTCGCCGCTGGCTCCCGGGAGACAAGCGGAGCCCGCGGAAAGCGACCGGAAAGGCGGAAGGGGCAGGGGCGACGCCGAAGGCAAGTATCCCAGGAGGGGGAGCGTTTTCCTTGCCCCGCGAGGAGGAGGTTTCCCGGCCTGGCGATTTCAGGGGCGCAGGAGCTGGATGGTCACCTCCGAACCGGGCTCCAGGCGCCCCACTTCCTCCGGCAGGACGGCCAGGGCGTTGCCCAGGACCATGGACTTCAGTATCCCGCTCCCCTGGGGCCCGGTGGGGCGCGCGTGCCAGCGACCGTCCCTCCACTCCGCGATCACCCGGATGAACTCCGTCCGCCCCGTTCGCCTCCCGATGGGGGCATCCAGGACGGCGGTGACCTGGGGACGGAAGAGGGAGGAGCGTCCCATCATCTTGAGCAGGGCGGGACGGACGAACTGCTCGAAGGAGACCATCACCGAAACGGGGTTCCCGGGGAGGCCGAAGAGGGGCTTTCCCCCGATGTGCCCGAAGGCCTGGGGCTTTCCCGGGCGCATGGCCACCTTCCAGAAGTTCATCTCGCCCAGCTTTCCCAGGACGTCCTTGACCATGTCGTAATCTCCCACCGAGACCCCACCGCTGGTGACGAAGAGGTCCACGCGGTCCAGGTTGTCCATGATGGTCCGCTCCAGGAGGGCGGCGTCGTCGCGCACGATGCCCAGGCGCAGCGGTTCCCCGCCCGCCTCCCGGACCATGCCATAGACCGTGTAGCTATTGGAGTCCCGTATCTTTCCGGGAGGGAGCTCCGCCTCCACCTCCACCAGCTCGTCCCCGGTGGAGATGATGCCCACCACGGCGCGCCGGAAGCAGCGCACCCGGGCGTAACCCAGGGAGGCCAGCATCCCCAGCTCGGCGGGACCCACCGGGGTCCCGGCGGCGATGACCCTCTCCCCGGCCCGCACGTCCTCCCCCGCGCGGCGCACGTTGTCTCCCCTGGAAACTCCTTCCACCACCAGCACCCGCCCCTCCTCGGCGCGGGTCACCTCCACCGGGACCACGGCGTCCGCTCCCGGCGGTAGGGGTGCCCCGGTCATGATGCGCAGGGCCTGGCCGGGTCCCACGGCCACTTCCGCTGTGTACCCCGCCGGGAGGTCCCCGAGCACCTCCAGCTCCACCGGGCTGTCCTCCGCTGCCCCGCTCACGTCCTCCGCCCGCACGGCGTAACCGTCCATGGCCGAGTTGTCGAACGGGGGGATGTCGTTGACCGCCACCACGTCATCGGCCAGGGTCATCCCCAGCGCCTCCAGCAGGGGGACCTCCACCGGCTCCAGGGGCCGTATGGTCTCCAGTACCCTACGCCTGGCTTCCTCCACGCTCAGCATCTTGTCTCTCCTCCTACCCTGCACCTCGATCCCGGCCACCCGGGGCCGCCTTTTTCCTCACAGCGCAGGAGAATACCCTGCTTCACTCCGGCGGAGACCAGTCGCCTTTTTCCATATATTTCCTGGCCTCCTCCGAGAGCAGGTAATCGGCGAAACACCGCGCACCCTCGGCGTCAGTGTCCGGGTAAACCAGGGTTCCGACGGCCATTACGTGGTAGGGATTGGGAAGCTCCCCGTTCATCCCGAAGAGGGGCTCTGACTCCAGGTCCGGGGCCAGCCTGAGGAAGGTGCTGCTGTCCGCCAGGGTGTAGGCACCCTCCCGGGAAGCCTGGGCCAGCACCTGCTCCATGTCCCCCTCTACCACCCTGACCCAGTCGGTCGTCTCTCCCGCTTGCATGCCACTCAGGAGAAAGAAGATCCTGGACGCGGTCCCCGATTCGTCCGACCGCACCAAAAAAACCCTTCCGGAGGTGGCTATCCTCTCCAAGGCCTCCTCCGGGCTCCCCGCCTCCCTCACCCCGGCGGGATCGTCTGGCGGTCCCACCAGGAGGTAGGAATCGCGCATCACCTCCAGCCTGAATTCCAGGTAGCCGTTCCTCTCCAGGCGTTCCTCCTCCTCGGGGACGTGCAGGAGCAAAAGGTCGCACTCCCCGTGGACGGCCATCTCCAGGCCCTCGGCGTCGGAAACCGTTAAAAGCTCCACCCGGCTCCCGGTGCGCGCCTGGAAATCCTCAATCCAGGCCTCCAGGATGCCGAATCCCTGCAGGTCCGAGGTGGCCGCCAGGACCAGCGGTCGCCCGCCGTCCCCCTCGCAACCCCCGAGGGCGAGGGAGGAGAGGACGAGCAAAGCCGGCAGGAGTGCCGCCAATAAATGCGACTGCCGGAATCCTTTCCTCTTCATGCCTGGTGTCCTTCCTCGGTCATGCCCGCTGAATCAGTGCGGGGGCTACGTACGTCACCTATCCAGTATTCACCCTCTCCGTCTTCCCGTCAAAAGCCCCGAATTACCCTCAAAATCCTGAGGTCGGATGAACAATCCCAAACACATTCTTGTGAATTCTATGGAAGTAATACTCTGGGCTTCGGGACCCTAAAGCGTATATTAACCGCCGAATATGTCCACTCGGGAAGGGGCGGGGGTCCGGATGGTCCTGTAAGGCGGAACGCGAACGCCACGACGGTACCTTTTTCCAATCTCGAAAAGCCCGAATGCCTTCCCGCCCTTTCAAGTCGCCCTTTCGTGAACTCAGAAAGGCACCGGTCTCTCGGGTTGAAAAATCGATGTACCGGCCCCCCGTTCTCCCCTGCCCGGCAAGGCTGGTCGGCAATCCGAGATAGTCCCTCGTTCCCCGGCGTGGAAAGGTTTTCTCCCCTCTTGCCCGTCCTTATGTTCAGCCTCCAAGACCGACCCATCCCGTGCTCACTACTCCCGTGCCCCGCTGAAGGGCATTATATGGAGGGAGGTGGCCTTCAGGGCGGCGGTGAAAGCCTTCCCCGGGGCGATGCCCATCTCCTCCCGGGAAGGGCGGGTCACGTGGGCGGTGAGGGGGAACCCGCAGTCCAGGCGCACCTTCACCATCCCTCCCATCTCCCGCACCTCCAGGACCCGGGCGGAAAGCCGGTTGCGCGCCGAACCGGCCTCCTCCCCGGGGACGTGGAGGACCACCTCCTCGGGATGCACCAGGACCTTCACCCGGGAGCCTACCGGGAAATCCCCCAGGGCCAGCAGCTCCCCCTCCCCCACCCGAATGCGCACCATCTCTCCCTTCCCAGCCACCACCTCGCCTTCCAGGAGGTTCTCCGCCCCCAGGAAGGAGGCCACCTCCTCGGAAACCGGTCGGGCGAAGACCTCCCCCGGCTTCCCCACCTGTTGGAGCGTTCCGCCTATGAGCACCGCCAGGCGGTCGGCGACCTCCAGGACCTCGTGGTAGTCGTGGGAGACGTAGACGGCGGTGACCCCCGCCTCCCGCACCAGGAGGGGGAGGAGGCGCAGCATCTCCCGGCGGGTGGGAAGGTCCAGGTTGGAGAGGGGCTCGTCCAGGAGCAGCAGGCGGGGCCTGAGGATGAGGGCCCGGCCCAGGGCCACCTTCTGGGCCTCCCCGCCGGAGAGGGTGCGCACGTCCCGGGAGGCCAAGTGCTCCAGGCCCAGGCGCTCCAGCATCTCCCGCACACGTGCTTTTCTCTCCGCTCGGGGCATCCCCCTGACCTTCAGCCCGTAGGCCAGGTTGTCCTCCACGGTGCGACGGAAGAGGATGGGGTCCTGGAAGATCATGGTCATCTGCGCCGCCAGCTTCCGCCGCTCCCCGCGCTCCAGCGTGGAGAGCTGCTTCCCGTCCCAGAAAACGATCTCCCCCCTGGTAGGTCTTTCCAGCAGGTTGATGATGCGCAGGAGGGTGCTCTTCCCCGAGCCGTTGGGCCCCACCACGGCGGTGACCGACCCCTCCTCTATGTCCAGCTCTCCCACCTGGAGCACGCGCCGTCCGTCGTACTCCCGCTCGACGCCGCGCAGGGACAGGAGGGGAGTCATGCCACCTCCCTCCCCCTCAGCCTGGAGAGGATGCCCCTGGCTACCCTGCCCGGACCGTGGAAGGCCGTGCCCTGCTGGAGGAGGGTCATGAACCACACCAGTAGGAAGGTGATGCCCAGGAGGATGACCCCCAGGGCGATGGCCCGCACGCTGTCGCCGCGACCGACCTCCAGCACGGTGGCCGTGGTCAGGGTGCGAGTGTAGGGCTGGCCGTTGAGGAGCAGGTTGCCCCCCACCATCATGGCCGCCCCCACCTCGGAGATGACCCCCCCGAAACCGGCGATGACCGCGGCCAGGAGGGAAAGGCGGTTCTCCCGCAGCAGGGTCAGGGCGGCCCTCATCTCCCCGGCCCCCAGGGACCTGGCCTGAAGCCTTATCCGCGGGTCGGCGTTCTGCAGCGCGGCCATGGTTATCCCGGCGATGAGGGGCATGGCCAGCACCACCTCGGCCAGGATGATGGCCTTGGGGGTATACAGCCACTCCAGGAAACCCAGTGGTCCCCTTCTTTTGAGGAAGAGGTAGACGAAGAGCCCCACCACCACCGGGGGGAGGCCCATTCCGGCGTTGACCAGGGTGACCAGGAGCCGGCGGCCCCGGAAACGGTAGAGGGCCAGGACCGACCCGAGGGGGATACCCAGCAGCATGCCGACCAGGGTGGCCAGGGCGCACACGTAGAGGGTGAAGAGGGTGATCCTCATGACATAGGGGTCCAGCCTGGCGATGAGCCTGACGGCCTCCACCAATCCCTGCCATATCTCTCCCATCTTTTCCTCCCGGACTTAATGCGCCGTTTACCTCTCCGTCCCGGCCGCCGCTACCCAGGTCACCGCGCGCAACCTCGCACCCCCGAGCATTGTTCCCCCGCTACAGGGCGTCGGGGAAGAAAAGAGGTTCCCCGTACTCCTTCACGCCGAAGGTCTCCAGCAATTCCTGCGCTTTCCTCCCGGTGACGAAATCGGAGAAGGCCCGCGCCCCGGCCTGGTTCACGTCCGGCCACCTCTCCGGGTTGACCTCCATGACATGATAATAGTTGAAAAGAAGGGGGTCACCTTCCAGGAGCACGACCAGGTCGAGGTCCTTCTTCAGCTTGAGAAAGGTCCCCCTGTCGGTCAAAGTATAGGCCTTCTCCTGGGAAACGATGCGCAAGGTGTCTCCCATGCCCTTCCCGCTCTCCATGTACCAGGGGCCTGAAGGAGCCAGGCCGGCCTCTTCCCACAGGCTCAGCTCCTTGGTATGGGTTCCGGAATTGTCTCCCCGGGACACGAATTTGGCTCCCGCCTTAACGATCTTCTGCATGGCATCCGACGCTTTCACACTTGACCCCACGCCGGCCGGGTCCTCGGGGGGACCCACGATAACGAAATCGTTATGCATCACCGCCCGACGGTTGACGGCATAGCCTTCCTCCACCATCTTTTCCTCGTCCCCGGGGCTGTGCACCAGCATGACATCGCACTCACCGTTGCGGCCCATCTCCATGGCCTTGCCGCTTCCCACGGCGATAACCTTGACGGAGTAAGGGTATTCCTCCTCGAACATGGGTATCCAGGCGTCGAGCAACCCAGAGTCCTGGGTGCTGGTGGTGGTGGCCAGGATGAGCTCGGCTCTCGGCGCCTCTTCAGCGGCCCGGTTGCCGCATCCCGTGATCCATACCGTCACCGCCAGGGCCAGGACCAGGGCCAACATGAAGGTTTTCCTCGGCCTGCGCATCTTCTGCTTCCTTCCCCTTTCGCATGCTTTCCTACTTCTCTCTCCTGCTTCCCCTGCCTTGAACAAGCCAGCGAACCATCCGGCTATTCCCCGCCGGGAGACCGGAAGACCCCTCCATGGTCCCGGAGGTGACCCGGTCCCGCTCACCGATCTTCCGTTCCTCCGCGTGCTCCTTGCCGCCCGTGAACGGGTTCGCGCGCTCCCGGACCTCACTCGGGAGGAGACCGGGAAGGTACCTCCGTAAAAGAAGGAGTGAAAAAGCCCGCTCGGAGGCGGGCGTACCGGCAGTAAGCCGTTTTCGCCACCTCCTTTCCAAGCACGGGAGGCATGGAGGTTTCCCCCCACACCCTATCGGCTCATATCCATAGCCCTACGGCCTTAGGAACGGAGCTCGGAGGTTTTCGGTTCTACACCAATGTCAAGGTACCGGGCAAGAACCTCAGAAACAGCCCAGCGAGCATTTCACTATCTTGATGTTGAGGGCGTTGGCCGCCTTTCCCACCTCCAAGGGCGGCACACCCAGCTCCTCGGCCAGCTTCAGGGCCACGGCGCAGGGGATGCGCCCCTCCTCCGCCTTCTCCTTCACCGCTTGCAGGACCCTCTCCTCCACGTCCGGAGACATGAGCTCACCTCCCAGTTTTCCCGCGGTCCTCGAGAGCACCATTTCCCAGGCCCTTTCCCTTCCCAGCTCGGATACCATCACCAGCTTGGCCCGGGGATTGTGCTCCTTTATCCTCCTCTCCAACCCCAGGGCTTCCTCCCCGGGAATATCTTCCATCCCGTTGACCACCACGGTATGCGCCTTCTCCAGGGCCTCGAAGGCCGAGGGCTTGAAGTCGTCGAACCCGGTGGACATGACGAAGACGGCGTAGTCCGGCTCCAGGTGGCGCAGAACGCTGTTCCCTTCCACGATGACCACCGGGGCATCCAGGCGGGAGAGGGCTTCCCGGAGGTCCTGGGCCAGGGTCTCCGGGGTGGATCTCACCCACAGGACCGGGAAGGCTCCCGCCGCCCGCAACCTGGCGGTATCCGTGTCCGGCCGTTCCGGCTCCTCCCCCTCCTCCAGGATGACCTCTCCGGGCGGCCTCCTTTCGTGCACGGACACCTTCATGGCCGCGCAGGAAGGACAGCGCGAGGCGATGAAGGCAGCCAGGGAGCTCTTTCCCACGTCCTTGCCGGAGCCGGAGATGGTGATTATCTTCCTATCTTTTCCACGAAGCTCGTCATTTCGCCCCCGGGGGTCGGACGCCTCCATCCCCTTCCCAGGGGTACGAGAAATCTCGCCCTTCCTCCCATCTCCCCTCCCGCGGTCCCGGTCCGAAGCCGCGTAGGAAGAACCACCCTCCCTGGTAGTGACCACTCCAGGGATGCGGCCATGGGCTTGGACTATCCCGACCGATGCCGCACGGCAGGAATCGTCCGTGCAGGAAGACATCATTTCAGCGTGGAGTTCATGATCCTCGATAATCCTGTAAGGGTACGCACAGATGGAACCACCAGTGGGACGGGAAAGGGTTGGGGGACCAGTCTCCCTTCGGTCCAATGCGGACGTAGGCTCCGAAAAAAGCCCGTCCGGAGAGGACGGGCGTACATCACCACTCATTTCCCTCTCCTTTCCAAGCACGGGAGGCACCGGCGTTTCCCCCGGCACCCTATCGGTCCAGCCCCATAGCCTCCGGGCCTTAGGCGACTGGACTCGGAGAGCGCCTGTATCGGGTGTCAAACCGCAAAGGCGAGGGTAATTATAGACCCGCGGTGGGAAGGAGAGCAAGTCGCGTAGCGCCCTCGACCCTAACCATCCGCGCCGATGCCGCCGAAAATATACCGTGATGACGAACGACGTTCGAACGGATGTATAATGTCCACGGCTTCCGGTGGAGGGGAACGACGGCCGGGACGCGGGCCCGGCGAGGTGCCCGGGGCTTGGCCGCCGCCGGCAGGAAGGGGGCTCCGGTCATGGGCAAGCGGGACGAGGACGAGGAACGCTACCGGGCCATCATAGAGAACCAGGCCCTGGGGATAAGCGAGGTAGACCCCGAGGAGAACTTCCTTTTCGCCAACCCTGCCGCCCACCGCATCTTCGGCGTGCCGCCGGGAAGCCTGGTGGGCCGCAACCTAAGCGAGTTCATGGACGAGGATTCCTTCCGCGTGATCCGGCTGGAGACCGAGAAAAGGAAGCGGGGTGAGAGCAGCACCTACGACGTGGCCATACGCAGGGGCGACGGGAAGAGGCGCATCATACGGGTCACCGCCTCCCCCCGCTTCGATGAGCGCGGCAATTTCATCAGCGCCCTGGCCATCTACTCCGACGTCACCGAGCTCAAGAAAGCGGAAGAAACCCTGTACCAGAGGGAGAGGTATTACCGCGCCCTCCTCCACAACGCGGCGGACATGATCAGCATCCTGGACGGGGAGTTCCGCTTCCGCTGGGGAAGCCGCTCCACCGCCCTCACCACCGGCTACGACCGGAGCATCTACGGACGGACGATTCTGGAATTCATCCATCCCGAGGACCTGGAAAAGGCGCGGGCGGACATGAACAAGGTTCTCGAGAATCCCGGCGTACCTCTGTACATCAATTCCCGCTTCCGCCACGCCGACGGCAGCTACCACCACCACGAGGCCATAGTCACCAACCTCCTGCAAGATCCGGTGGTGGGGGGAATCATCATCAACTCCCGTGACATCACGGAGAGGGTGGCCATGGAGGAGAAGCTGCGGGCCAGCGTCCGGGAGCTGGACGCCTTCGCCGCCACCGTGGCCCACGATCTGCGGGTCCCCCTTTCCCTCATCTCCGGTTATGCCGAGCTTTTGAGATATGCCGATACCACCGAGGAGGAGCGGGAGGCATTCCTGGATAACATTACCAAAGCGGCCCGGAGGCTGGAGGAGATGACCGCCTCTCTCCTGGCCTACGCCCAGGCGGGGAGCCCCGAGGGAAAGCTCACCAAGGTGGACCCGGCGACGGTCATAGCCGAGGTGGCAGAGGAACGCGGTGCGGAGCTGGACTCCCGCGGAATAGCGCTGGAGGTGGAGGGGAACCTCCCCAACATCCAGGCCGACCCGCTCAAGCTGCGGCAGGTCTTCTTCAACCTCCTGGACAACGCCATCAAGTACACCTCAGGATGCGATAACCCCCACGTCCGCATAGGCGGAAGGCGGGAAGGAGATATGGTCACCCTCTTCGTGAGCGACAACGGCTGCGGCGTGGATCCGTCCATGGCTCAAGACATCTTTCTGCCCTTCCGGCGCGGGACCGGGGAGGCCGGCGGCCTGGGCATCGGGCTGGCCACCGTGAAGCGGGCCGTGGAGGGTTGGGGCGGCAGGGTGTGGGTGGAATCCACGCCTGGGGAAGGCGCCTCCTTTTATTTCACGGCCCGTGCGGCGGATGCCGGTTAATAAAAGGGTTAATAAAAGGATATGAGGGTCGAAAGAATTCAGCCTCCCTGCGAAGTCCTCGGAACTAGGAGGCAAACCGCTCGGCGCAAGTCACCTTTCATTCTATAAACTGGTAATTGGGGTCCTGCAAGCCGGCTTCCTCCATGACCTCGAGGAAGAGGTAGGTGAGGTCGTTGACCGCGTCCCGCCCCTCCCGGTCGGTGCCTCCCACAATGGCTGCCTGGACCACCAGGTATCCCCCGTAGTACCGGCTGATCTCGTAGTTGGGGAGGAAGTGGCCGATCTCCACTCCACGCCGCGGCTACCTCTATTATGCCATCTCCGATCAAGGCGGTGAGTGGGGATGTCGATTAATGCAAGGGGAGCCCGGAAGGAAGCTCACGGTCCCGGGCGTCAGGCCAAGCCCCACGGGTGGGGAACGGATCGAAGAACGGTAAGGGGAGACGTGCTGAACGGCGAGGAACGGTCCACGGAAAGAGAGCGGCTTCGGGCGGGCTTCGAGTCCGCCTCCCGGCGCCTGCTGGCCAAGGCCACCCTGTCGGCGGTCACCATCCCCCTCCTGGTGCTGGCCCTCTTCTCCCTGACCATCTTCAGGTTCACCGCCCGCCAGTACCTCGTCTACCTGCTGGCCGTGGTGGCGGTGGTCCTTCCCCTGGCCGTTATCCTTGCCCTGGCCTACCTGGGGATGCAGCGCTCTATACTCGAGAGGCTCCTCTCTTGGTACGACCGGCCGCGGGACCCTTCCGACCTGGAGGACCGTCGCCTGGCGGTACGACTGCAGAAAATCCTCCACGGCTCGGGCTTTCGCCACGGGCTCGTCGTGGCCGTGGGTATCTTCCTCAGTTTGACCTTGAGCGTAGCCCTCTTCGGCCGCTACGCCGACTTCACGCCCTACCTCACCGTATCCTACATCGCCCTTGGCTTCCTGCTGGCCCTGGTGGATTTCCTGGTTACCGTGTTCCTCTCCCATCGCGAGATGCGCCCGGTAATGGGAACCTTCCTCCGGGCCTGCCGGGGCTTCGGTTACCATACCGCCCCCGGGTTAGGGGGTAAGATCCTCGCCCTTTCCCTGGTCATCATGTCCCTCACCCTGGGCATAGCCTGGATAGCCTCCGCCTACCTGGCCAGCGACCTGCTAAGGAATGAGGTGAAGGCAAGGAGCGGGGACGTCATCCGCCTGCTGGCCGGGGAGCTGGCCCCGCATGTCCGGGCAGGGGATAGAGCCGGCCTGGAGAGGGCAATGGAGGAACTCTCCCCGGGCCCGGGGGTGCGAGTGGCGGTGCTTAACGGGCGCGGGGAACCGTTCTTCGAATACCGTTCGGAGTTAATCGAGGACTCCGTCTGGCAGGAACTGGTAAGCGCCTGTGCGGCGCCGGGCGACGGCCCCTCCAGCGCGCTGCGCACGAAAGAGAACCGGGAGTACCTGGTCGCCTCCTCTCCCCTCGAGGGCCTTCCCGGATGGACAGTCTTCCGCGCCGAGCGCGTGGATCCCTCCTTCCATGCCCTGTGGAGGCTCACCCCCACCATGCTGCTCCTCTTGCTGGTGAGTGCCGGGGTGGCCGCCTTCCTCACCCTGGTCATATCACGTAACATCTCCGACCCCATGCGCAGGCTGGTGGGCTGCTGCCGGGTGGTGGCCTCTGGGGACCTGGACGTGGTGGTGCCGGTGGACTCCCTCGACGACCTGGGAGAACTTTCCTCCTCCTACGCGGAGATGCTCGAATCGCTACGCACCATCAGCCTCGGGCTGAGGGAGACTTCCGGCGAGGTGAGCGAGGGAGCGGAGAGCATCGTGGCCGTCTCCGAGGAGTTCATGGCCGCCATCGAGGAGCTGAACGCCCTGGTGCAGGACCTCTCCGGCCAGATCGAGGACGAGGTGCGGCAGATACGCAACCTGGAGGAGATCATGCTCGGCGTGGCGGAGACCAT
This window contains:
- a CDS encoding methyl-accepting chemotaxis protein; translation: MLNGEERSTERERLRAGFESASRRLLAKATLSAVTIPLLVLALFSLTIFRFTARQYLVYLLAVVAVVLPLAVILALAYLGMQRSILERLLSWYDRPRDPSDLEDRRLAVRLQKILHGSGFRHGLVVAVGIFLSLTLSVALFGRYADFTPYLTVSYIALGFLLALVDFLVTVFLSHREMRPVMGTFLRACRGFGYHTAPGLGGKILALSLVIMSLTLGIAWIASAYLASDLLRNEVKARSGDVIRLLAGELAPHVRAGDRAGLERAMEELSPGPGVRVAVLNGRGEPFFEYRSELIEDSVWQELVSACAAPGDGPSSALRTKENREYLVASSPLEGLPGWTVFRAERVDPSFHALWRLTPTMLLLLLVSAGVAAFLTLVISRNISDPMRRLVGCCRVVASGDLDVVVPVDSLDDLGELSSSYAEMLESLRTISLGLRETSGEVSEGAESIVAVSEEFMAAIEELNALVQDLSGQIEDEVRQIRNLEEIMLGVAETISMAHSQASRTVEIGRDAERLVLEGRKCAREAVQKIADFKDLLDTSMQAVLSLGESSKKIDTIVEVITRIADQTNLLALNAAIEAARVPEHGRGFAVVADEVKKLAQEAAASAHRISDQVRAIQKDVERTISLMEKGTMGMHVGMETVSLTDQSLASISEVVGQMARMAESIARASAEELEQSEKLAASLEAMHQQVESTAQAYEEIGNSSEQQTQVTAELTGTAEKLAEIAHRLQDMVSRFKVSPR